The proteins below come from a single Cryptococcus neoformans var. neoformans JEC21 chromosome 14 sequence genomic window:
- a CDS encoding SUMO activating enzyme, putative, with protein sequence MSEQNQTQKQITEDEASLYDRQIRLWGLEAQNRMRSSTVLILSLRSLAHETIKNLVLAGIGRLIVADSDVVTEEDLGSGFLFREEDNAVGKLRTDAALEQIQSLNPLVTLSKIGMDSFEGEEDKVAEILKKEAVDVVVTCDLSVKENERIDAAARKASSLFYAAGTYGFTGYVFADLGESYEYVVNSIDGLSKKVLSYPSFSTVLDRSNWAKPGGSPFKGLSRNATRSAAPATILGITALWEYESQNGHLPAEESSLSALTSSAESIRTALGVNSTAVPSVDSSLLTHLASHATHFFPPTLAILGGLLAQDVLRALSRKDKPVANLLAVDSMSGVGTVGRWSMMDAKDTQ encoded by the exons ATGAGCGAGCAGAACCAAACCCAGAAGCAAATTACTGAAG ACGAGGCGTCTTTGTACGACCGACAGATTCGTTTATGGGGTCTAGAAGCTCAGAATCG AATGCGATCTTCCACAGTTCTTATTCTCTCCCTTCGATCTCTCGCCCATGAAACTATCAAGAATCTCGTACTTGCTGGTATCGGTCGCTTAATCGTCGCCGACTCTGATGTTGtcacagaagaagatttaGGATCAGGGTTTCTTTtccgagaagaagacaacgCAGTTGGAAAACTTAGAACGGATGCTGCTCTGGAACAGATTCAATCACTGAACCCACTTGTGACACTGAGCAAAATAGGTATGGACAgttttgaaggagaagaggacaaAGTTGCGGAAATATTAAAAAAGGAGGCTGTGGATGTCGTTGTTACGTGTGACTTAAGCGTGAAAGAAAAT GAGAGGATCGATGCGGCTGCCAGAAAAGCCAGTTCATTGTTCTACGCTGCAGGAACGTACGGTTTCACAGGATACGTTTTTGCGGACTTGGGCGAGTCATATGAATACGTTGTCAA CTCAATAGACGGATTATCAAAGAAAGTGCTCTCCTacccttctttttcaactGTGCTTGACAGGTCGAACTGGGCTAAACCCGGTGGTAGTCCCTTCAAGGGATTATCCAGAAATGCGACAAGGTCGGCAGCACCTGCTACTATCCTTGGCATCACTG CCCTTTGGGAATATGAATCCCAGAACGGCCACCTCCCCGCTGAGGAATCTTCCCTTTCTGCTCTCACTTCCTCCGCCGAATCCATCCGCACCGCTCTAGGAGTCAATTCTACCGCCGTCCCGTCCGTCGACTCTTCTTTACTGACCCATCTCGCTTCTCACGCCActcacttcttccctcctaCGCTCGCTATTCTCGGGGGTCTGCTTGCACAAGATGTCTTGCGAGCACTGAGTCGGAAAGATAAGCCTGTTGCCAACTTGTTGGCTGTCGACAGTATGAGTGGTGTTGGCACCGTTGGACGATGGAGCATGATGGACGCGAAGGACACTCAATAG
- a CDS encoding transcription from Pol II promoter-related protein, putative, which yields MQALPTILPPPPLPDDSEAPARTPEKHANLVRFQSELEFIQCLAHPQYLHELHIQGYLGKPAFLNYLKYLEYWREPQYVRFIIYPTCLVYLTLLQTELFRSRLGDMGFITELMRVGSRHHATWRVGKPAEDKQSEEKPAVSMAPLDDDEEEDEPERGQETKGKRKKKKSRSGNVGAGQAL from the exons ATGCAGGCCCTTCCAACAATacttcctccaccacccttgCCAGATGATTCTGAAGCACCCGCTCGAACACCTGAAAAGCATGCCAATCTAGTGAGATTCCAATCAGAGCTGGAG TTTATTCAATGCCTAGCACATCCACAATACCTTCACGAATTACACATACAAGGATACCTTGGGAAGCCTGCTTTTTTGAATTATTTGAAATATCTCGAGTACTGGAGAGAACCACAATATGTTAGGTTCATAAT ATATCCCACATGTTTGGTATACTTGACGCTCCTGCAGACAGAGCTATTTAGATCAAGACTAGGAGACATGGGGTTCATTACCGAGTTGATGCGAGTGGGAAGTCGACATCATGCTACTTG GCGGGTGGGGAAGCCTGCAGAAGATAAACAGTCAGAAGAAAAACCGGCGGTATCAATGGCCCCGTTggacgacgacgaagaagaagatgaaccaGAAAGAGGACAGGAAACAAAAGGAAAgcggaaaaagaagaaaagcagGAGTGGCAATGTTGGAGCCGGTCAAGCATTATGA